A stretch of Mycobacterium sp. ITM-2016-00316 DNA encodes these proteins:
- a CDS encoding DUF721 family protein, whose translation MDMVRRALEEARGAARSQGKDVGRGRVAPAKRAPITGKRRRWSGPGPDARDPQSFSAATRDLAQSRGWSKQVAEGSVLGQWATVVGDQIADHAIPTSLRDGVLTVSAESTAWATQLRMVQAQLLAKIAAAVGDGVVTTMKIQGPVAPSWRKGNRSVPGRGPRDTYG comes from the coding sequence ATGGACATGGTGCGCCGCGCGCTCGAGGAGGCCCGCGGTGCCGCGCGCAGCCAGGGTAAGGATGTCGGGCGCGGCAGGGTGGCTCCCGCCAAGCGCGCCCCGATCACCGGTAAGCGCCGCAGATGGTCCGGACCCGGCCCGGATGCCCGCGATCCACAGTCGTTCAGCGCGGCCACCCGCGACCTCGCACAATCCCGCGGATGGTCGAAACAGGTGGCCGAAGGATCCGTGCTGGGTCAGTGGGCCACGGTCGTCGGCGATCAGATCGCCGACCATGCGATACCTACCAGCCTGCGGGACGGGGTGCTGACGGTGTCGGCCGAATCGACGGCATGGGCCACCCAGCTGCGGATGGTGCAGGCCCAGCTCCTGGCCAAGATCGCGGCGGCCGTCGGGGACGGGGTGGTGACCACGATGAAGATCCAGGGACCGGTGGCGCCGTCGTGGCGGAAGGGCAATCGCAGCGTCCCGGGGCGCGGCCCGCGCGACACCTACGGATAG
- a CDS encoding DUF3566 domain-containing protein, with product MTSPNEPGHPRAGEGPGSANGAPAGPPGRAAAESGDVPPWQRGPAARANGPRPAEQGTPPRPAEAPRGSEGPRPTESQRPAEGPRPTEAQRPPEGQRPPARSPGADARLGQFIAGVPSTANRDTEVVPARTPERPEGPRSENYASELPDLSAQSRPPRPANAPAPAEQRPAAPAGRVQVAKKSAGPVRASMQIRRIDPWSTLKVSLVLSGALFFVWMIAVAFLYLVLGGMGVWTKLNSNVGDLLTSDSGTGGELISSGTIFGGATLIGLVNIVLLTAMATAGAFIYNLITDLVGGVEVTLADRD from the coding sequence GTGACTTCACCGAACGAGCCCGGACACCCGCGTGCGGGCGAGGGCCCCGGCAGCGCCAACGGAGCGCCTGCCGGGCCGCCGGGACGCGCGGCCGCCGAGTCCGGCGACGTTCCCCCCTGGCAACGGGGTCCGGCTGCCCGGGCGAACGGGCCGCGTCCCGCGGAACAGGGCACCCCGCCCCGTCCCGCGGAAGCGCCGCGTGGGTCCGAGGGCCCACGGCCCACGGAGTCGCAGCGCCCCGCCGAAGGGCCCCGTCCCACCGAGGCACAGCGTCCGCCGGAGGGACAGCGTCCCCCGGCCCGCTCCCCCGGTGCCGACGCCCGCCTGGGCCAGTTCATCGCCGGCGTGCCGAGTACGGCCAACCGGGACACCGAGGTCGTGCCGGCCCGTACCCCGGAACGGCCCGAGGGCCCGCGCTCGGAGAATTACGCCAGCGAACTGCCGGACCTGTCCGCACAGTCCCGGCCTCCGCGCCCGGCGAACGCCCCCGCGCCCGCCGAGCAGCGTCCGGCGGCCCCGGCCGGCCGGGTGCAGGTGGCCAAGAAGTCGGCGGGCCCGGTGCGGGCGAGCATGCAGATCCGCCGGATCGATCCGTGGAGCACGCTGAAGGTCTCCCTGGTGCTCTCCGGTGCGCTGTTCTTCGTGTGGATGATCGCCGTAGCCTTCCTGTACCTGGTGCTCGGCGGCATGGGCGTGTGGACCAAGCTGAACAGCAACGTCGGCGACCTGCTGACCAGTGACAGCGGAACCGGTGGCGAACTCATCTCCAGCGGAACGATTTTCGGCGGTGCGACGCTGATCGGTCTGGTCAATATCGTCTTGCTGACGGCGATGGCGACCGCCGGTGCGTTCATCTACAACCTCATCACCGACCTGGTCGGCGGCGTCGAGGTGACCCTGGCGGATCGGGACTGA
- the gyrA gene encoding DNA gyrase subunit A — MTDTTLPPGDDGATTDRIEPVDIQQEMQRSYIDYAMSVIVGRALPEVRDGLKPVHRRVLYAMYDSGFRPDRGHAKSARSVAETMGNYHPHGDSSIYDTLVRMAQPWSLRYPLVDGQGNFGSPGNDPPAAMRYTEARLTPLAMEMLREIDEETVDFIPNYDGRVQEPTVLPSRFPNLLANGSGGIAVGMATNMPPHNLRELAEAVFWCLDNYEADEEETLAAVCERVKGPDFPTYGLIVGSQGIHDAYTTGRGSIRMRGVVEVEEDSRGRTLLVITELPYQVNHDNFITSIADQVRDAKLAGISNIEDQSSDRVGLRIVVEVKRDAVAKVVLNNLYKHTQLQTSFGANMLSIVDGVPRTLRIDQLIRLYVVHQLDVIVRRTIYRLRKANERAHILRGLVKALDALDEVIALIRASANVDVARSGLIELLDVDEIQAQAILDMQLRRLAALERQRIVNDLAKIEAEIADLEDILAKPERQRAIVHDELAELADKYGDDRRTRIVPADGDVADEDLIAREEVVVTITETGYAKRTKSDLYRSQKRGGKGVQGAGLKQDDIVNHFFVCSTHDWILFFTTQGRVYRAKAYELPEASRTARGQHVANLLAFQPEERIAQVIQLKSYEDAPYLVLATRKGLVKKSKLTDFDSNRSGGIVAVNLRDDDELVGAVLCSAEEDLLLVSAKGQSIRFSATDEALRPMGRATSGVQGMRFNEEDQLLSLNVVREGTYLLVATSGGYAKRTAIEEYSAQGRGGKGILTVQYDPKRGSLVGALIVDDETELYAITSGGGVIRTAARQVRKAGRQTKGVRLMNLGEGDTLIAIARNAEGGDESDGDEVEGSEPEATEPDSTEPDAT, encoded by the coding sequence ATGACAGACACCACCCTGCCCCCGGGCGACGACGGCGCCACCACCGATCGCATCGAACCGGTGGACATCCAGCAGGAGATGCAGCGCAGCTACATCGATTACGCGATGAGCGTCATCGTGGGGCGCGCACTTCCGGAGGTCCGCGACGGGCTCAAGCCGGTGCACCGCCGCGTGCTCTACGCCATGTACGACTCGGGCTTCCGGCCCGACCGCGGTCACGCGAAATCCGCCCGCTCGGTTGCCGAAACGATGGGCAACTACCACCCGCACGGTGACTCGTCGATCTACGACACCCTGGTCCGGATGGCCCAGCCGTGGTCACTGCGCTACCCGCTTGTCGACGGCCAGGGCAACTTCGGCTCGCCGGGCAACGACCCGCCGGCCGCCATGCGCTACACCGAGGCCCGGCTGACGCCGCTGGCCATGGAGATGCTGCGCGAAATCGACGAAGAGACAGTCGATTTCATCCCGAACTACGACGGCCGCGTGCAGGAGCCGACCGTCCTTCCCAGCCGGTTCCCCAACCTGCTGGCCAACGGTTCCGGTGGCATCGCGGTCGGTATGGCCACCAACATGCCCCCGCACAACCTCCGCGAGCTCGCGGAGGCCGTCTTCTGGTGCCTGGACAACTACGAGGCCGACGAGGAAGAGACGCTGGCGGCCGTGTGCGAGCGGGTCAAGGGACCCGACTTCCCCACCTACGGTCTGATCGTCGGTTCCCAGGGCATCCACGACGCGTACACCACGGGCCGCGGTTCCATCCGCATGCGCGGTGTCGTCGAGGTCGAGGAGGACTCCCGGGGACGCACGCTGCTGGTGATCACCGAGCTGCCCTACCAGGTGAACCACGACAACTTCATCACCTCGATCGCCGATCAGGTGCGCGACGCCAAGCTCGCGGGCATCTCCAATATCGAAGATCAGAGCTCCGACCGGGTCGGCTTGCGGATCGTCGTCGAGGTCAAGCGCGACGCCGTGGCCAAGGTGGTGCTCAACAATCTCTACAAGCACACCCAGCTGCAGACCAGCTTCGGCGCGAACATGCTGTCGATCGTCGACGGAGTGCCCCGCACGCTGCGCATCGATCAGTTGATCCGGCTGTATGTGGTGCACCAGTTGGACGTCATCGTGCGGCGGACCATCTACCGGCTGCGCAAGGCCAACGAACGGGCCCACATCCTGCGCGGTCTGGTCAAGGCGCTCGACGCGCTCGACGAGGTCATCGCGTTGATCCGGGCATCGGCCAACGTCGACGTCGCGCGGTCGGGCCTGATCGAGTTGCTCGATGTCGATGAGATCCAGGCGCAGGCGATCCTGGACATGCAGCTGCGGCGCCTCGCCGCTCTCGAACGCCAGCGCATCGTCAACGACCTCGCCAAGATCGAAGCCGAGATCGCCGACCTCGAGGACATCCTGGCCAAGCCGGAGCGGCAGCGCGCGATCGTGCACGACGAGTTGGCCGAACTGGCCGACAAGTACGGCGATGACCGGCGCACCCGGATTGTCCCGGCCGACGGTGATGTCGCCGATGAGGACCTCATCGCCCGTGAAGAGGTCGTCGTCACGATCACCGAGACCGGCTATGCCAAGCGCACGAAGTCCGACCTCTACCGAAGCCAGAAGCGCGGCGGCAAGGGAGTCCAGGGCGCGGGGCTCAAGCAGGACGACATCGTCAATCACTTCTTCGTCTGCTCGACCCACGACTGGATCCTGTTCTTCACCACGCAGGGCCGGGTGTACCGGGCCAAGGCCTACGAGCTCCCGGAGGCGTCCAGGACGGCTCGTGGCCAGCACGTGGCCAACCTGCTGGCGTTCCAGCCGGAGGAGCGCATCGCCCAGGTCATCCAGCTCAAGAGCTACGAGGATGCTCCGTACCTGGTGTTGGCCACCCGCAAGGGATTGGTCAAGAAGTCCAAGCTCACCGACTTCGACTCGAACCGTTCCGGTGGCATCGTCGCGGTGAACCTGCGCGACGACGACGAGTTGGTCGGTGCGGTCCTGTGCTCGGCCGAGGAAGACCTGTTGCTGGTCAGCGCCAAGGGCCAGTCCATCCGGTTCTCGGCCACCGACGAGGCGTTGCGGCCGATGGGGCGCGCCACCTCCGGTGTCCAGGGCATGCGGTTCAACGAAGAGGACCAGCTGCTGTCGCTGAACGTCGTCCGCGAAGGCACGTATTTGCTGGTCGCGACGTCCGGCGGCTACGCCAAGCGCACCGCGATCGAGGAATACTCCGCGCAGGGCCGTGGCGGCAAGGGCATCCTCACCGTCCAGTACGACCCCAAGCGTGGCAGTCTGGTCGGAGCCCTGATCGTCGACGATGAGACCGAGCTGTACGCCATCACCTCCGGCGGCGGTGTCATCAGGACGGCCGCTCGCCAGGTCCGCAAGGCCGGGCGCCAGACCAAGGGCGTCCGCTTGATGAACCTGGGCGAGGGCGACACACTGATTGCGATTGCGCGGAATGCCGAAGGCGGCGACGAGTCTGACGGCGACGAGGTCGAGGGCAGCGAACCCGAAGCCACCGAACCCGACAGCACCGAGCCCGACGCAACGTGA
- the dnaN gene encoding DNA polymerase III subunit beta, producing MDVVTTNVGLTDLKFRLVREDFADAVAWVARSLPSRPTVPVLAGVLLTGSDDGLTISGYDYETSAEVRVAAEIASPGSALVSGRLLSDITRSLPAKPVDVSVEGTRVLLSCGSARFSLPTMAVEDYPSLPALPDETGVVSADLFGEAIGQVAVAAGRDDTLPMLTGIRVEISGDKVVLAATDRFRLAVRELTWSTDSAGVEAAVLVPAKTLSEAAKTGTDGTEVHLALGAGAAVGKEGLLGIRSNGKRTTTRLLDAEFPKFRQLLPTEHTAVATVGVAELTEAIKRVALVADRGAQVRMEFNEDGVRLSAGADDVGRAEEDLQVEFAGEPLTIAFNPTYLTDGLGSLHSERVTFGFTTPSRPAVLRPAGDNGVEAGATGPFPAAQTDYVYLLMPVRLPG from the coding sequence ACGAATGTTGGTCTCACCGATTTGAAGTTCCGTCTGGTACGCGAGGATTTTGCCGATGCGGTGGCGTGGGTGGCCCGCAGTCTGCCGTCTCGGCCTACCGTCCCGGTGCTCGCCGGCGTGCTTCTGACCGGCTCCGACGACGGCCTGACCATCTCCGGATACGACTACGAAACCTCCGCCGAGGTGCGCGTTGCGGCTGAGATCGCTTCTCCTGGAAGCGCTTTGGTTTCCGGCCGGTTGCTCTCGGATATCACCCGGTCCTTGCCCGCCAAACCGGTGGACGTCAGCGTCGAGGGCACCCGGGTATTGCTGAGCTGCGGCAGCGCCCGCTTCTCGCTGCCGACGATGGCTGTCGAGGACTACCCCTCGTTGCCCGCCCTGCCCGATGAGACCGGGGTGGTGTCCGCCGATCTGTTCGGAGAGGCCATCGGCCAGGTCGCCGTCGCGGCCGGTCGCGACGACACCCTGCCGATGCTGACCGGCATCCGTGTGGAGATCTCCGGTGACAAGGTTGTTTTGGCCGCCACCGACCGGTTCCGGCTGGCCGTGCGCGAGCTGACCTGGTCGACGGATTCGGCCGGCGTCGAAGCCGCTGTGCTGGTGCCGGCGAAAACGTTGTCCGAGGCCGCCAAGACGGGCACCGACGGGACCGAAGTTCATCTGGCGCTCGGTGCCGGCGCGGCCGTCGGCAAAGAGGGCCTGCTCGGTATCCGTAGTAACGGCAAGCGGACCACCACACGGCTACTGGATGCTGAATTCCCGAAGTTCCGTCAGTTGCTGCCGACCGAACACACTGCGGTCGCCACGGTCGGCGTCGCCGAGTTGACCGAGGCGATCAAACGCGTCGCCTTGGTGGCCGACCGTGGTGCCCAGGTCAGGATGGAGTTCAACGAGGATGGCGTGCGGCTGTCCGCGGGCGCCGACGATGTCGGCCGCGCCGAAGAAGACCTGCAGGTGGAATTCGCCGGCGAGCCGCTGACCATCGCGTTCAATCCGACCTATCTGACCGATGGTCTGGGTTCGTTGCACTCCGAGCGCGTCACATTCGGCTTCACGACACCCAGCCGTCCCGCGGTGTTGCGTCCCGCAGGGGACAATGGTGTCGAGGCCGGCGCGACGGGGCCGTTCCCCGCCGCGCAGACCGACTATGTCTATTTGTTGATGCCGGTGCGGCTTCCGGGCTGA
- the recF gene encoding DNA replication/repair protein RecF (All proteins in this family for which functions are known are DNA-binding proteins that assist the filamentation of RecA onto DNA for the initiation of recombination or recombinational repair.), translating into MYVRHLGLTDFRSWPRVDLELEPGQTVFVAPNGYGKTNLIEALWYSATLGSHRVASDAPLIRSGAERAVVSTIVVNEGRELGVDLEITTGRANKARLNRSPVRSPREILGVLRAVLFAPEDLALVRGDPAERRRYLDEVATTRRPRIAGVRADYDKVVRQRTALLKSAGPARHRGDTSMLDTLESWDGHLAAHGAQLISARVDLVNQLAPEVEKAYQLLAPASRPAAIRYRSSVEIIENEAAAGTIDPAVFEVALLEELSRKRSAELERGVCLVGPHRDDLELRLGEQPAKGFASHGESWSMALGLRLAAYELLRAEGSDPVLLLDDVFAELDSARRRALAKVAASAEQVLVTAAVPEDLPVDWDVRRIEVTMRDDDSGRISEVVT; encoded by the coding sequence TTGTACGTACGCCATCTGGGATTGACGGACTTCAGGTCGTGGCCGCGGGTCGACCTGGAACTCGAGCCCGGACAGACGGTCTTCGTCGCGCCCAATGGCTATGGTAAGACCAATCTCATTGAAGCACTGTGGTATTCGGCGACACTCGGCTCACACCGGGTGGCGTCTGACGCACCGCTGATCCGCTCCGGTGCCGAACGTGCGGTGGTGTCTACCATCGTGGTGAACGAGGGCCGGGAACTCGGGGTGGATCTGGAGATCACCACCGGGCGGGCCAACAAGGCCCGGCTGAACCGGTCTCCGGTCCGCAGCCCCCGAGAGATCCTGGGCGTCTTGCGGGCGGTGCTGTTCGCACCGGAGGATCTGGCGCTGGTGCGTGGCGACCCGGCGGAACGACGCCGGTATCTCGACGAGGTCGCGACCACCCGACGGCCCCGCATCGCGGGCGTGCGCGCCGACTACGACAAGGTCGTCCGGCAGCGCACCGCGCTGCTGAAGTCTGCCGGCCCGGCACGGCACCGCGGGGACACCTCGATGCTGGACACGCTGGAGTCCTGGGACGGCCACCTGGCTGCACATGGCGCACAGCTCATCTCGGCGCGGGTCGACCTCGTCAACCAACTCGCACCCGAGGTCGAGAAGGCTTATCAATTGCTGGCACCGGCATCACGGCCCGCGGCGATCAGATACCGGAGCTCGGTGGAGATCATCGAGAACGAGGCCGCGGCGGGCACCATCGACCCTGCGGTGTTCGAGGTCGCATTGCTCGAGGAGTTGAGTCGCAAGCGGTCCGCCGAACTGGAACGCGGTGTCTGCCTGGTCGGGCCGCACCGCGACGACCTCGAACTGCGCCTTGGTGAACAGCCCGCGAAAGGGTTCGCCAGTCACGGTGAATCCTGGTCGATGGCTTTGGGTTTGCGGTTGGCAGCCTACGAACTGTTGCGTGCGGAAGGTTCGGACCCGGTGCTGCTGCTCGACGACGTGTTCGCCGAGCTCGACAGTGCGCGACGGCGGGCACTGGCCAAGGTGGCGGCCTCGGCGGAGCAGGTGCTGGTGACCGCAGCGGTGCCCGAGGATCTGCCCGTGGACTGGGACGTGCGCCGAATCGAGGTCACGATGCGCGATGATGACAGTGGACGCATTTCAGAGGTGGTGACGTGA
- the gnd gene encoding phosphogluconate dehydrogenase (NAD(+)-dependent, decarboxylating) has protein sequence MQLGLIGLGKMGFNMRERLRAGDHEVVGYDPRPEVTDVPTLAALAEALPAPRTVWVMVPSGEVTRTTIAELAEVLEPGDLVIDGGNSRYTEDGLHAKLLGDKGIAFIDAGVSGGIWGLTEGYGLMVGGSDEDVARAMPIFDTLRPDGEQADGFVHAGPVGAGHFTKMVHNGVEYALMTAYAEGYEMLAAEELVKDPQAVYQAWTNGTVVRSWLQQLLAKALKEDPGLDNLTGYTEDSGEGRWTVEEAIRLRVPVPGIAASLFARFLSRQEDSPTMKAVAALRNQFGGHAVQRISESG, from the coding sequence ATGCAACTCGGGCTGATCGGGCTGGGCAAGATGGGTTTCAACATGCGGGAACGCCTGCGTGCCGGAGACCACGAGGTGGTCGGCTACGACCCTCGCCCCGAGGTCACGGATGTTCCGACACTGGCCGCGCTGGCCGAGGCGCTGCCGGCGCCGCGCACGGTGTGGGTGATGGTGCCCTCCGGTGAGGTCACCCGTACTACCATCGCCGAACTCGCCGAGGTGCTCGAGCCAGGAGACTTGGTGATAGACGGTGGCAACTCCCGCTACACCGAAGACGGACTGCACGCGAAGCTGCTGGGCGACAAGGGAATCGCGTTCATCGATGCCGGTGTCTCCGGTGGTATCTGGGGTCTGACCGAGGGTTACGGACTGATGGTCGGCGGCAGCGACGAGGACGTCGCGCGCGCCATGCCGATCTTCGACACCCTGCGTCCCGACGGCGAGCAGGCCGACGGTTTCGTGCACGCCGGCCCGGTGGGTGCCGGACATTTCACCAAGATGGTGCACAACGGCGTCGAGTACGCGTTGATGACCGCCTATGCCGAGGGCTACGAAATGCTCGCCGCCGAGGAGCTCGTCAAGGATCCGCAGGCCGTCTATCAGGCGTGGACCAACGGCACGGTGGTGCGGTCCTGGCTGCAGCAGCTGCTGGCCAAGGCGTTGAAGGAAGATCCGGGTCTGGACAATCTGACCGGATACACCGAAGACTCCGGTGAAGGACGTTGGACGGTCGAAGAAGCCATCCGGCTGCGGGTCCCGGTTCCCGGTATCGCCGCTTCGTTGTTCGCCAGATTCCTTTCCCGCCAGGAAGATTCACCGACCATGAAGGCCGTTGCCGCCCTTCGCAACCAGTTCGGCGGACATGCGGTGCAGCGGATTTCGGAATCCGGCTAG
- the gyrB gene encoding DNA topoisomerase (ATP-hydrolyzing) subunit B produces MAAQKNNGPTAYGAESIKVLEGLEAVRKRPGMYIGSTGERGLHHLVWEVVDNAVDEAMAGFASKVDVRILEDGGVEVTDDGRGIPVAMHSTGIPTVDVVMTVLHAGGKFEEGAYQVSGGLHGVGVSVVNALSTRLEADIRTDGSEWFQTYEYSVPGTLRQGEPTKKTGTTIRFWADPNIFETTNYDFETIARRLQEMAFLNKGLTIDLVDERVTADEVVDEVVSDTAEAPKSADEKEAEAKGPHKVKHRSYHYPGGLVDFVKHINRTKTAIQQSIIDFDGKGPGHEVEIAMQWNAGYSESVHTFANTINTHEGGTHEEGFRSALTTVVNKYAKDKKLLKEKDANLTGDDIREGLAAVISVKVSDPQFEGQTKTKLGNTEVKSFVQKICNEQLSHWFEANPAEAKTVVNKAVSSAQARMAARKARELVRRKSATDIGGLPGKLADCRSTDPRLSEVYVVEGDSAGGSAKSGRDSMYQAILPLRGKIINVEKARIDRVLKNTEVQAIITALGTGIHDEFDLAKLRYHKIVLMADADVDGQHISTLLLTLLFRFMKPLIENGHVFLAQPPLYKLKWQRSEPEFAYSDRERDGLLEAGRAAGRKINTEDGIQRYKGLGEMDAKELWETTMDPSARVLRRITLDDAAAADELFSILMGEDVEARRSFITRNARDVRFLDV; encoded by the coding sequence GTGGCTGCCCAGAAGAACAATGGCCCTACCGCATATGGCGCGGAGTCGATCAAGGTGCTCGAGGGCCTCGAGGCGGTCCGTAAGCGTCCGGGCATGTACATCGGATCCACCGGCGAGCGCGGTCTTCATCATCTGGTGTGGGAGGTCGTGGACAACGCCGTCGACGAGGCCATGGCGGGATTCGCCAGCAAGGTCGACGTCCGCATCCTCGAGGACGGCGGCGTCGAGGTCACCGATGACGGCCGCGGCATCCCCGTCGCCATGCACAGCACCGGGATCCCGACCGTCGATGTGGTCATGACCGTTCTGCATGCCGGCGGCAAGTTCGAGGAGGGCGCCTATCAGGTGTCCGGCGGGTTGCACGGCGTCGGTGTGTCCGTCGTCAACGCCTTGTCCACGCGTCTGGAAGCCGACATCCGCACGGACGGCTCCGAGTGGTTCCAGACCTACGAGTACTCGGTGCCCGGCACGCTGCGCCAAGGTGAGCCCACGAAGAAGACCGGCACCACCATTCGGTTCTGGGCGGATCCCAACATCTTCGAGACCACCAACTACGACTTCGAGACCATCGCCCGCCGCCTCCAGGAGATGGCATTCCTGAACAAGGGATTGACCATCGATCTGGTCGACGAGCGCGTCACCGCCGATGAGGTCGTCGATGAGGTCGTCAGCGATACCGCCGAGGCGCCGAAGTCCGCTGATGAGAAGGAGGCGGAGGCCAAGGGCCCGCACAAGGTCAAGCACCGCTCCTACCATTACCCCGGCGGTCTGGTGGACTTCGTCAAACACATCAACCGGACCAAGACCGCGATCCAGCAGAGCATCATCGACTTCGACGGCAAGGGTCCCGGCCACGAGGTCGAGATCGCCATGCAGTGGAACGCCGGCTACTCCGAATCGGTGCACACCTTCGCGAACACCATCAACACCCACGAAGGTGGCACCCACGAAGAGGGTTTCCGCAGCGCGCTGACCACTGTGGTCAACAAGTACGCCAAGGACAAGAAGCTGCTCAAGGAGAAGGACGCGAACCTCACCGGCGACGACATCCGGGAAGGACTGGCCGCCGTCATCTCGGTCAAGGTCAGCGACCCGCAGTTCGAGGGTCAGACCAAGACCAAGCTGGGCAATACCGAGGTCAAGTCCTTCGTCCAGAAGATCTGCAATGAACAGCTCAGCCACTGGTTCGAGGCCAACCCGGCCGAAGCCAAGACTGTTGTGAACAAGGCAGTTTCGTCGGCGCAAGCCCGGATGGCGGCGCGCAAGGCGCGCGAGCTGGTGCGGCGTAAGAGCGCGACCGACATCGGTGGTCTGCCCGGCAAGCTCGCCGACTGCCGCTCGACAGATCCGCGTCTGTCGGAAGTGTATGTGGTGGAGGGTGATTCGGCCGGTGGCTCGGCCAAGAGCGGCCGCGACTCGATGTATCAGGCCATTCTTCCGCTGCGCGGCAAGATCATCAACGTGGAAAAGGCCCGCATCGACCGGGTGCTGAAGAACACCGAAGTCCAGGCGATCATCACCGCGCTCGGCACCGGTATCCACGACGAGTTCGACCTCGCCAAGCTGCGGTATCACAAGATCGTGCTGATGGCCGACGCCGACGTCGACGGCCAACACATCTCGACGCTGCTGCTGACGCTGCTGTTCCGGTTCATGAAACCGCTCATCGAGAACGGTCACGTTTTCCTGGCCCAGCCACCGCTGTACAAGCTGAAATGGCAACGCAGCGAACCTGAATTCGCCTACTCCGACCGCGAGCGGGACGGTCTGCTCGAGGCCGGTCGCGCGGCGGGCCGCAAGATCAACACCGAGGACGGCATCCAGCGCTACAAGGGTCTCGGCGAGATGGATGCGAAGGAACTGTGGGAGACCACCATGGATCCCAGCGCGCGGGTGCTGCGCCGAATCACCCTCGACGACGCGGCAGCTGCCGACGAGCTGTTCTCCATCCTGATGGGCGAGGACGTCGAAGCCCGACGCAGCTTCATCACCCGCAACGCGAGAGACGTGCGCTTCCTTGACGTCTGA